Genomic segment of Mycolicibacterium psychrotolerans:
GTATCTAACAGCTCAGTGGTTAACTGCTTGATTTCGCGATCCTGGGGCCTGGCACAAGATCAATGCACCGTATGAAGTCGGCGGAGATGACGTTAGTCACGTCGATGCGGCGCCGCGATGGCGACCGGGCAAATTGACGCCAGGGAAAGACCGTTGACGCCAGGGAAAGACCGCGCGTGTGTTCAGCAAAGCGGTCCAAACCGGTCGAGCCGGGTGGCCGATGACGTGGCGTGACGCGATCGCGGGCGGCGATCTCGGTCAAGCTGTACGCGATCGTCGGATCACCGTAGGCCGCCCAGGCCGGCTCAGGGCCGCCGCGGGCCGGCGTTGTCGACGCCGAGCGCCCGGGCCACCTCGGTGGCGACCTGGCCGGCAAGCCTCGAGATCGGCGGACCGCCCGGGGCGTGGACCGCGTTGGAGAGAACCACCACATAGGTGTCCGACGCGGGATCGATCCACAGCGACGTGCCGGTGAAACCCGTGTGGCCGAAACTGCCCACACCGAAGACGGCGCCGCGCGGCACGGAATAACCGGTGTCGATGTCCCAGCCGAGGCCGCGCAGGTTCTGTCCCCGGATGGCGGGATACCGCGGAGCGAGCAATCGGTCGACGGCAAGCGTTGCCGCGGAATGCGTTTGGCGATCCGCGCGCTTGGCATCCTCGAGTTGCCCCGGCGAGTGGCCGGGCTGGGCGGGCGCCGTCATCGCTTGCAGTGTCGCCCGCGAGAGCGGGAACGTACTCTCGCGGCCGGCGAGCCGGTCGAGAAGGGCCTGCGCGAACAGGCCGACGTCGCGCGCGGTGGAGAACACGCCGGCGTGCCCGGCCACGCCACCCATGCGGCGGGCCGTCGGATCGTCGACGACGCCGCGTAAAAGCTGACCGAAGTGTGGATTGGCCGCGGGATCCCCTGCGCTCTCGTCGTCTCGGCGGGTGGGCGCGATGCGCGCCAGCGGCCGGGTGTTGCGCGCCGAGGGACCCTGTGTGGGCAGATATCGGGTG
This window contains:
- a CDS encoding serine hydrolase domain-containing protein → MEARAAAIRAPHTAPAHPEPSRPTPDMPAVSALVNGAVAAHRLPGAVVLVGHDGQVVFRRAYGARTLAGDPGVDGTPAPAEPMTEDTVFDVASLTKVLATATAVMQLCERDAVRLDDPVQAYLPAFNPAHDPQRARVTLRMLLTHTSGEPGDVNLDDPWGLARADKAEGLRRALSAPLESAPGARFHYSDINFLLLGALIERITGESQDGYVQRHVFAPLGMSDTRYLPTQGPSARNTRPLARIAPTRRDDESAGDPAANPHFGQLLRGVVDDPTARRMGGVAGHAGVFSTARDVGLFAQALLDRLAGRESTFPLSRATLQAMTAPAQPGHSPGQLEDAKRADRQTHSAATLAVDRLLAPRYPAIRGQNLRGLGWDIDTGYSVPRGAVFGVGSFGHTGFTGTSLWIDPASDTYVVVLSNAVHAPGGPPISRLAGQVATEVARALGVDNAGPRRP